The Bos javanicus breed banteng chromosome 18, ARS-OSU_banteng_1.0, whole genome shotgun sequence genome has a segment encoding these proteins:
- the LRFN1 gene encoding leucine-rich repeat and fibronectin type III domain-containing protein 1, translated as MAPGPFSSALLSLPPTALPFLLLLWAGASRGQPCPGRCICQNVAPTLTMLCAKTGLLFVPPAIDRRVVELRLTDNFIAAIRRRDFANMTSLVHLTLSRNTIGQVAAGAFADLRALRALHLDSNRLAEVRGDQLRGLGNLRHLILGNNQIRRVESAAFDAFLSTVEDLDLSYNNLEALPWEAVGQMVNLNTLTLDHNLIDHIAEGTFVQLHKLVRLDMTSNRLHKLPPDGLFLRSQGPGPKPPTPLTVSFGGNPLHCNCELLWLRRLTREDDLETCATPEHLTDRYFWSIPEEEFLCEPPLITRQAGGRALVVEGQAVSLRCRAVGDPEPVVHWVAPDGRLLGNSSRTRVRGDGTLDVTITTLRDSGTFTCIASNAAGEATAPVEVCVVPLPLMAPPPAAPPPLTEPGSSDIATPGRPGANESVAERRLVAAELTSSSVLIRWPAQRPVPGIRMYQVQYNSSADDSLVYRMIPSTSQTFLVNDLAAGRAYDLCVLAVYDDGATALPATRVVGCVQFTTAGDPAPCRPLRAHFLGGTMIIAIGGVIVASVLVFIVLLMIRYKVYGDGDGRRVKGTSRSPPRVSHVCSQTNGAGATQAPPPPAPDRYEALREVAAPAAAAAAVEAKAAAADVASAQTEAVLGRSLGGSATSLCLLPSEETSGEESRAAVGPRRSRSGALGPSASPPPTLALVPGGAPARPRPQQRYSFDGDYGALFQSHSYPRRARRTKRHRSTPHLDGAGGGAAGEDGDLGLGSARARLAFTSTEWMLESTV; from the exons ATGGCTCCGGGCCCCTTCTCCTCAGCGCTCCTCTCGCTGCCGCCTACTGCCCTGCCCTTTCTGCTGCTCCTCTGGGCAGGGGCATCACGgggccagccctgccctggccGTTGCATCTGCCAGAACGTGGCGCCCACGCTGACCATGCTGTGCGCCAAGACCGGCTTGCTCTTCGTGCCGCCGGCTATCGACCGGCGCGTGGTGGAGCTGCGGCTCACCGACAACTTTATCGCGGCCATCCGCCGCCGAGACTTCGCCAACATGACCAGCCTGGTACACCTCACCCTCTCCCGGAACACCATTGGCCAGGTGGCGGCCGGCGCCTTTGCGGACCTGCGTGCCCTCCGCGCCCTGCACCTCGATAGCAACCGGCTGGCGGAGGTCCGAGGCGACCAGCTCCGGGGTTTGGGCAACCTCCGCCACCTGATCCTGGGCAACAACCAGATCCGTCGGGTGGAGTCAGCTGCTTTCGACGCCTTCCTGTCCACCGTGGAGGACCTGGATCTGTCCTACAACAACCTGGAGGCCCTGCCCTGGGAGGCCGTGGGCCAGATGGTGAACCTGAACACCCTCACGCTGGACCACAACCTCATCGATCACATCGCCGAAGGGACCTTTGTGCAGCTTCACAAACTGGTTCGCCTGGACATGACCTCCAACCGCCTGCATAAACTGCCCCCTGATGGGCTCTTCCTGAGGTCCCAAGGTCCGGGACCCAAGCCGCCCACGCCGCTCACGGTCAGCTTCGGCGGCAACCCCCTGCACTGCAACTGTGAGCTGCTGTGGCTGCGGCGGCTGACCAGGGAGGACGACCTGGAGACGTGTGCCACGCCGGAGCACCTCACCGACCGCTACTTCTGGTCTATCCCCGAGGAGGAGTTTCTGTGTGAGCCTCCGCTGATCACGCGGCAGGCGGGCGGCCGGGCCCTGGTGGTGGAGGGCCAGGCGGTCAGCCTGCGGTGCCGCGCCGTGGGGGACCCTGAGCCCGTGGTGCACTGGGTGGCACCCGACGGGCGCCTGCTGGGGAACTCGAGCCGGACCCGGGTCCGGGGGGATGGGACCCTGGATGTAACCATCACCACCTTGCGGGACAGCGGCACCTTCACTTGCATCGCCTCTAACGCCGCCGGGGAAGCCACCGCGCCGGTGGAGGTGTGCGTGGTGCCTCTGCCTCTGATGGCGCCCCCACCTGCTGCCCCGCCACCTCTCACGGAGCCTGGCTCCTCGGACATCGCCACGCCTGGCCGACCTGGAGCCAATGAGTCGGTGGCTGAGCGCCGGCTTGTGGCGGCAGAGCTCACTTCCAGCTCTGTGCTCATCCGCTGGCCGGCCCAGAGGCCCGTGCCTGGCATCCGCATGTACCAGGTGCAGTACAACAGCTCCGCAGACGACTCCCTTGTCTACAG GATGATCCCATCCACCAGCCAGACCTTCCTGGTGAATGATCTGGCAGCAGGCCGCGCCTACGACCTGTGCGTGCTGGCCGTCTACGACGATGGGGCCACGGCGCTGCCGGCCACCCGAGTGGTGGGCTGTGTGCAGTTTACCACCGCTGGGGATCCCGCACCCTGCCGCCCGCTGAGGGCCCATTTCTTGGGCGGCACCATGATCATCGCCATCGGGGGTGTCATTGTCGCCTCCGTCCTCGTTTTCATCGTTCTGCTCATGATCCGCTACAAGGTCTACGGCGATGGGGATGGCCGCCGAGTCAAGGGCACCTCCAGGTCGCCTCCGCGGGTCAGCCACGTGTGCTCGCAAACCAACGGCGCAGGCGCAACGCAGGCCCCACCCCCGCCGGCGCCCGACCGCTACGAGGCGCTGCGAGAGGTGGCGGCTCCCGCGGCTGCGGCGGCGGCTGTGGAGGCGAAGGCTGCGGCGGCCGACGTGGCTTCCGCGCAAACGGAGGCGGTCCTTGGACGTTCCCTGGGCGGCTCGGCCACCTCGCTGTGCCTACTGCCATCCGAGGAAACCTCCGGGGAGGAGTCCCGGGCCGCGGTGGGCCCTCGGAGGAGCCGTTCCGGGGCTCTGGGACCGTCGGCTTCACCGCCCCCTACTTTAGCTCTGGTTCCTGGGGGAGCCCCGGCCCGGCCGAGGCCTCAGCAGCGTTATTCGTTCGACGGGGACTACGGGGCGCTCTTCCAGAGCCACAGTTACCCGCGCCGCGCCCGGCGGACAAAGCGCCACCGGTCCACGCCGCACCTGGACGGGGCCGGAGGGGGCGCGGCCGGGGAGGACGGAGACCTGGGGCTGGGCTCCGCCAGGGCGCGCCTGGCCTTTACCAGCACCGAGTGGATGCTGGAAAGTACCGTGTga